A single window of Metallosphaera hakonensis JCM 8857 = DSM 7519 DNA harbors:
- a CDS encoding MFS transporter: protein MVQYKWVALSNTSLGVFMGFMNANIVLISLPAIFRGIGINPFNSFQYLLWILFGYSIVSAILVVNVGRISDIFGRVRMYNLGFAIFTIGSVLLYLTPGKGDVAALQLVIYRVVQAIGGSFLMANSAAILSEAFPAKERGFALGLNGVIGIFGGVAGIIIGGILASVYWRDVFLVNVPIGILGTIWSVRSLKQLSKPDRNQKVDVPGNLLFALSLILILVGITYGILPYGNQVTGWTNPYVISSILAGLALLGTFFFVESKVRDPMFRLELFKIRAFSMASFAIILAQLAFGGLQLMLVLLLQAIWLPLHGYSYQVTPFWAGIYLLPLLAGFGIMGSIAGKLSDRYGARTLATVGLAILGAGLLFLTTLPYNFNYLEFATIIFILGIGNGLFVSPNTASLMNASPPRHRGSASGIRAMLTNTGSTLSIGIFFTIVIEVLYLVLPSTLSSALTSAGAAQLIPYMTKIPPTAAIFAAFLGYNPVSAILGQLPSEVASSIPASVISTITANTWFPNVIAPAFMQALRTAFLTASFLSFAAAVISALRGKTVIYEERVVATDRREKRTPV from the coding sequence TTCGCTTCCAGCTATTTTCAGGGGAATTGGAATCAATCCCTTTAATTCATTTCAATATCTTCTTTGGATATTGTTTGGGTACAGTATCGTGTCAGCGATCTTGGTTGTAAATGTTGGTAGAATATCAGACATATTTGGAAGGGTTAGGATGTACAATTTGGGTTTCGCTATCTTCACTATTGGTTCGGTTCTACTTTATCTCACGCCTGGTAAAGGCGATGTTGCTGCCCTACAGCTAGTTATTTATAGGGTGGTTCAGGCAATTGGAGGCTCCTTTCTTATGGCTAACAGCGCTGCCATTTTATCAGAGGCCTTTCCCGCAAAGGAGAGGGGTTTCGCCTTGGGACTCAACGGTGTCATTGGTATTTTCGGAGGAGTGGCTGGGATCATTATTGGAGGAATCTTAGCATCGGTTTACTGGAGAGATGTTTTTCTAGTGAATGTTCCCATTGGTATCCTAGGAACAATTTGGTCCGTAAGGTCCTTGAAGCAATTGAGTAAACCAGATAGGAACCAAAAGGTTGACGTTCCAGGCAATCTCCTATTCGCCTTGTCCTTGATCTTAATCCTTGTTGGGATAACTTACGGGATCCTTCCCTACGGCAATCAGGTAACCGGGTGGACTAATCCATACGTTATATCATCAATATTGGCTGGATTAGCTCTCCTGGGAACTTTCTTCTTCGTGGAGAGTAAGGTGAGGGATCCAATGTTCAGGCTGGAGCTATTTAAGATCAGGGCATTCTCCATGGCATCCTTCGCCATAATTCTGGCTCAACTGGCTTTCGGTGGCTTGCAACTAATGCTGGTACTCCTTCTCCAGGCTATATGGTTACCGCTCCACGGTTACAGCTATCAGGTAACGCCTTTCTGGGCCGGTATATATCTTCTACCATTATTGGCCGGTTTCGGGATCATGGGGTCCATAGCTGGGAAACTATCGGATAGGTACGGGGCTAGGACATTAGCAACGGTAGGCTTAGCTATACTTGGGGCTGGACTTCTCTTTCTGACAACTCTTCCCTATAATTTCAACTACCTCGAGTTCGCAACGATAATATTCATCTTGGGAATAGGGAATGGTCTATTCGTTTCCCCAAACACGGCCTCTCTGATGAACGCATCGCCTCCGCGCCATAGAGGCTCAGCCTCGGGAATTAGGGCAATGCTCACTAACACAGGAAGCACCCTAAGCATTGGAATCTTCTTCACCATAGTGATTGAGGTACTTTACCTGGTCTTGCCGAGCACACTGAGCTCAGCCTTGACTTCTGCAGGAGCGGCACAGCTGATTCCCTATATGACCAAGATACCTCCAACTGCAGCCATATTCGCTGCGTTCCTTGGTTACAACCCGGTCTCTGCAATATTGGGGCAACTTCCTTCTGAAGTCGCATCTTCAATTCCTGCCTCGGTCATCTCTACCATTACCGCTAACACCTGGTTTCCAAACGTGATTGCTCCAGCGTTCATGCAAGCTTTAAGGACAGCGTTCCTCACTGCCTCTTTCCTCTCCTTCGCAGCTGCAGTGATCTCGGCCCTGAGAGGAAAGACAGTAATCTACGAGGAGAGAGTAGTCGCCACAGATCGACGGGAGAAACGAACTCCTGTTTAA